TACCAGGAAATGTGTGATAAATATCTTGGGCCTGACAATGACTTTAAGATGTTAATGCTTGATGCAGACATCTGGCTCATGAGAGTGGACTTTGTGTTTGAGTTCCCCCGTCCCACCATGCCTAACGTTGTCTATATGGGAGGGTTCCATTGTAAACCAGCAAAACCTCTTCCTGAACACCTGGAGGAGTTTGTGCAGAGTTCTGGAGAGCATGGGGTCATCATCATGTCTCTGGGGACTTTTGTGAGTGAACTTCCTGCTGATCTTACAGAATACATTGCTGCAGCTTTTGCTAAATTACCTCAGAAAGTCATCTGGAGGCATAAAGGTGACAGACCAGCCTCTCTGGGCAACAACACTTTAATAGTCGACTGGATGCCTCAGAATGATCTTTTAGGACATCCAAAAATGAAACTATTTGTGGCTCATGGAGGAACAAATGGAGTTCAAGAAGCTATTTATCACGGAGTCCCAGTTGTGGGTCTACCCTTGTTTTTTGACCAATATGACAACCTGCTGCGTCTgcaagagagaggaggagctaaGATTCTAGCCATTCAAACAGTGGACCAAGACGACAACTTTCTTAAGGCCATACAGGAAGTCCTGAATGAGCCCTCCTACAGGATGAACATGCAGAGACTCTCCAGGCTGCACAGAGATCAGCCAATCAAGCCGCTGGATAACGCCCTCTTCTGGATAGAGTTTGTCATGAGACACAAAGGTGCAGCTCACCTGAAAGCAGAGTCCTACAGAATGCCCTGGTACTCCTACCACTCTGTggatgtgtttctgtttctggctGGAGTTTTTATTCTCATGCTCTttactacttttattttcatgagGTGTTTATACACTGCAATGTGTAAACATAAAGTGAAACGTGACTAATCATTCAATGAAAATACACTATTGTTTAGTTCGTTAGAAGGAAACATCAGTATGAAACTGATTTTGCAATTCATGATTGATATAAGATTTGTTTGACTGtccattgttaaaataatttgattattctatcttgttaaaatgatttgattactctgcttcttttttgtgtctctctttttgtctttgtgtggtGAAGGTCGTATGtttcagacttcacaaactgaaacccgtctgtgtgtatcagggacatagAGAGTGAACCCTGAGATCTCTGtattgcacatttcttgacatattgtaatacaattatgttaaactgagaacttggacgtctcctgctcatcattccccatcaatgATCTGCCAATAACCTACAGAAATATCATAACAATAAtacttaactagaaaatttcctctggggaaattttgaaagggccacgggggctactgccggtgtgtgtacactatgatgagactcttcagataTTTCAAAcaatgccctttaacctcaaaatgtgtttgtgtgtgtgtgtgtgtgtgtgtgtgtgtgtgtgtgtgtgtgtgtgtgtgtgtgtgtgtgtgtactgcaaaaaaagaaaaattgggtgaactcaaaatttcaaggcaacaaacttcgataaaattttaggttggacaattaaaataaatattttaagttttgtttttgagtttactcaactctgaatttctctggcacgactGTAAAGCGGCTAtactatgaatgtcagctaatgttgtgactacaattttgagttagcattgatccgctaatggctactcttgtagctgtaacaagcagcgccgctagcatgagttagccgctaacatcagttagccgctagcttttgctaatgaccaaatgtcacaacaaagaaataagagttagcagaactactgtcccttgttttgaaccccaacttaaagataacaactcacaaacttgtttttgagcatacaactggcttcctttgttgtgctaaattacattattgccctaaatgtcagtaatttatatttccaagttttaccaaattaaatcactgttttaggccaaaatatACAAggagttggcttttttgcagtgtggagcaGGGTCTGTGCCCCAGGGGAGAGCTGAAGATAGGAGAGGTTGAAGAAGAAGGGATTATAAACAGTATACTCCAAGCTGTGCTAGAGATTTCCCTGACCAAAGATGTTATCACACACGTGCAATAAAACTAAGTGAATCCTGGGTAATTGAGTTTCTTGGCTGTCTCCCTTGTTGGAGCAGAAAAGGGATTCAGCTAACATTTTGAGATACTAGAGTTCTATAAATGGTGTTGCCTTTTCCATCAAAATCAGTCCAAGGTAGACAAATGAATTAAAATCTATCTGTGGTATACCTGTGGTCTTAACAGTGGCCTTCAGGTAATATTAtaacacaaaaggacacaaagactcacacatATTTAGTCCTGCGACCCGATATCTTTCTCATGTTAAGAAGTGGGGTTTCCCTTAATCATCTTATGAACATCTGCttggtaaatatatttatgtgtttaattgCTCTTAACATAAACATATTGTTTAGCAACTAAtgagttaattttattttgtttgttttcaaacaCTAAACTTAACTAATCACTTTTTTTGGCCAGCAAGTCTAAAATTACAATTTCTGTGCAGTATAAATAAACATTGTCTTAAGTCTTGTAGGATTCTTACTGCAGTACTGTACAATCTTCACCAAACTAAACAtccaaaccattaaattatatagACCAAAAGCAATGCCATGCTGGCCACTCAGGTTCAATGACAGTTATTTGTGCTCTCAAATCTACGCAGCCAGTAGAAAGACTGCATTGGAACAAAGCCAGAGCAAACTGAAATTAACACTATTTAAATTGCATTTCATGTGCAgctttgttgtgtatttttagtcaaTGTTAAGAAACAATGATATAATTAGCTGACACCATCACCAGCTTGTCCACTTGTTTGGCAGGTCTAATATTGTCAGGAGTGGGGTTAAATCAGGttacaaaacagacaaatgacTTACATGATGACCTATGTCTGCACTGTAGCCAAAGGGGAAAATAACCTTAATTAAACCTTGGATGCAACTGAATATATATGATAGTGAACAGCTCCTGTCAATCAGTAACTTCCTTATCACTACGTTTACATGCAATTTGTTGGCACTGGGAACTGAGGTCTAACTTTGCTGACAGCCTGGACTAGCTGAGTTTGGTGTGCTGGCTCCGGACAAAGCAGTTCCCCAAGACTTCTCCTGTTTGGACGAACAATACAAACCACAGTGAGTACAAACactttgtgttcatgttttgccAGCAATGTATTTTAAGGGTttctttttcatcatttatttgATAGTGAGAGACACAAGAGGAAGGGGGTTAGACAgtggggaagacatgcaggaaagggctcttCGAACCTGGACTGCCTGCTTACAAGGACTAAGCCTCATGTCGAGCTCTACCAGTGTGCCACCAGGAGGACCCATTGCAGTCTATGTTAACAGAATGTTGATGCTAGCTTTGCTGCTCAGTCTGTGCtcggaaatataaattattttatgcaaaTAAGCTTTTAATTAATCTAATCGTATTGAGTGTGTTTGCCTTGGTAATCCATTGTTGAGATCTTCATTATACTAACCTTGTCACTGACTCGCAGAGGCGAGGTTAACAACCAAATGAGCAGTGAATTGGTGCGAAGCATGCAGAGCCATCCAATAAAATGGTACATTACGAAAGACTTTTCACAGTTTAGGAGAGCACATTGCCATTGCCAGATGAGTGACAACTTtgtttggctcattttctggAACAGGAGCAAGCAAGCTAGCTACAGAAAATAAGCCAAACAGGGTAGCACTGGATCTAATGGTGCCTCAGGCCCTGATGCTAGGAGAACATTGTGCCAGGATGAAAGCAAATGTCAGCTCTACCTAGCTACATAGCCAGTCATCTGAGTTGCTGGCACACTTTACAGCCACACGTATGTGTGTAACCATATCACAACCCTAAGACTTGGGTTTGAGAGGGAGTAACTCATGTTCACAAAtctcaaatatatattaatttagtttgaaatgaaaacagTACATTTCCACTGTAATGAAATTTTCTTCCCACAGTGATTTTTTGATTGTATTCATTGCAGATGAAGCTGATCTTTTGCTGCAGTGCcttgctcctgctcctgcttaTTCCCAGAGCCTGTGAAGGTGGCAACATCTTGGTCTTTCCCATGGAGGGCAGCCACTGGGTGAACATGGATATTCTACTTCAAGCCTTGCACTCGAGAGGACACAATATAACTATTGTGCGTTCCAGCAAAAGTTGGTACATCAAGGAGAAATCGTCTTATTACAATGCCTATACAGTTCAAGTGGAGAGGAGTTTCGATCAGAAGTTCATTACAGAAATTGTATCTAGCTATATTGAATTTGAAAGGGGGGCTCTTCCCTTAGAAAGTTTTCTCCACATGACTGTAGGAATGTTCAGCACGTTTGTTGATGCTCACCAAGCTGTGGGTGGATTTGTAACGGCAATGTTAGATGACCAAGAGCTGATGAGAAACATGAAGGACAGCAAGTTTGACCTGGTACTCACTGATCCCAGCTGGGGCGGTGGAATCATTTTGGCCAAATATTTGAATCTTCCTTTGGTTTATAATGTACGGTGGCTAATACTTGGAGAGGGCCATCTTGCGATCGCTCCTTCACCGTTATCATATATTCCTATAACAGGATCTGGATACACTGATAAGatgactttttttcacaaagttaaaaacattattttgcatCTATTGTCCCAAATACAAAGTGAGTTGGTGATTAAGCTAGTTTACCAGGAAATATGTGATAAATATCTTGGGCGTGACAATGACTTTAAGATGTTAATGCTTGATGCAGACATCTGGCTCATGAGAGTGGACTTTGTGTTTGAGTTCCCCCGTCCCACCATGCCTAACGTTGTCTATATGGGAGGGTTCCATTGTAAACCAGCAAAACCTCTTCCTGAACACCTGGAGGAGTTTGTGCAGAGTTCAGGAGAGCATGGGGTCATCATCATGTCTCTGGGGACTTTTGTGAGTGAACTTCCTGCTGATCTTACAGAAGAGATCGCTGCAGCTTTTGCTAAATTACCTCAGAAAGTCATCTGGAGGCATAAAGGTGACAGACCAGCCTCTCTGGGCAACAACACTTTAATAGTTGACTGGATGCCTCAGAATGATCTTTTAGGACATCcaaaaattaaactatttgtGGCTCATGGAGGAACAAATGGAGTTCAAGAAGCTATTTATCACGGAGTCCCAGTTGTGGGTCTACCCTTGTTTTTTGACCAATATGACAACCTGCTGCGTCTgcaagagagaggaggagctaaGATTCTAGCCATTCAAACAGTGGACCAAGACGACAACTTTCTTAAGGCCATACAGGAAGTCCTGAATGAGCCCTCCTACATGATGAACATGCAGAGACTCTCCAGGCTGCACAGAGATCAGCCAATCAAGCCGCTGGATAACGCCCTCTTCTGGATAGAGTTTGTCATGAGACACAAAGGTGCAGCTCACCTGAAAGCAGAGTCCTACAGAATGCCCTGGTACTCCTACCACTCTGTggatgtgtttctgtttctggctGGAGTTTTTATTCTCATGCTCTttactacttttattttcatgagGTGTTTATACACTGCAGTGTGTAAACATAAAGTGAAACGTGACTGATCATTCAATGAAAATACACTATTGTTTAGTTCGTTAGAAGGAAACATCAATATGAAACTGATTTTGCAATTCATATAAAAATTTTATGTAAGATTTGTTTGACTGTCCATTCATGCAACATTTTGACAATTAATAAGCAGAAACATTATTTTGTAGGTGTTGTaggttgtatatatatatataaagaatttGTATGAACTAAATGGATGTTGAgaccttttttttcataacacTCCAAGTTAAATGCTAGAAAACAAAGTAAATCCAGTTATGTTTTGTAAGAGTCAGTCaggatatttatttatattcctgCAAAGCAAGATGGCCGCCTAAGTCATCAAAATTGCCACATGGCTTACAGACTAAGAAACATAAAAGCATTAAACATAAAATGGCGGCAAGGGGGAAGTTCTTTGTTCTGCCTTATCACATTTGAGGTGTGTGGGTCAAAGCAAAGGACCATGTGCCAACTTTGAATTCCTCTTCAAAGGTGTATGTCTGTGATGTATTGTAGCCAAGTTAAAgtattgtgtgtgtaattttgtgtgccaGGTTAGAAAAGCAATAGGGGGTTTAGCTGCCATTTTAAGAGGTTGGAGGCCTAAAAATGGTGTTGCCTTTTCCATCAAAATCAGTCCAAGGTAGACAAATGAATTAAAATCTATCTGTGGTATACCTGTGGTCTTAACAGTGGTCTCCAGGTAATATTAAAACACATAAGgacacaaagactcacacatATATAGTCGTGCGACCCGATATCTTTCCCATGTTAAGAAGTGGGGTTTCCCCTAATCATCTTATGAACATCTGCttggtaaatatatttattttttaattgctcttaacataaaaatattgttgaacaactaatgatttcatttttattttgtttgtttcaaacaCTAAACTTAACTAATCACTTTTTTTGGCCAGCAAGTCTAAAATTACAATCTCTGTGCAGTATAAATAAACATTGTCTTAAGTCTTGTAGGATTCTTACTGCAGTACTGTACAATCTTCACCAAACTAAACAtccaaaccattaaattatatagACCAAAAGCAATGCCATGCTGGCCACTCAGGTTCAATGACAGTTAGTTTGTGCTCTCAAATCTACGCAGCCAGTCGAAAGACTGCATTGGAACAAAGCCAGAGCAAACTGAAATTAACACTATTTAAATTGCATTTCATGCTCAGCTTcgttgtgtatttttagtcaaTGCTAAGAAACAATGATACAATTAGCTGACAACATCACCATCTTGTCTTCTTGTTTGGCAGGTCTAATATTGTCAGGAGTGGGGTTAAATCAGGTtaaataaacagacaaatgaCCTCAACGATGAATGTCTGCACAGTAACCAAGGTCAACATGACCTTTATCAAAGCATGGATGCAACTGAATATATATGATAGTGAACTGCTCCTGTCAATCAGTAACTCCCTTATCACTACGTTTAAATTCAAATTGTTGGCACTGGGAACTGAGGTCTATCTTTGCTGACAGCCTGGACTAGCTGAGTTTGGTGTGCTGGCTCAGGACAAAGCAGTTCCCCAA
The Centropristis striata isolate RG_2023a ecotype Rhode Island chromosome 2, C.striata_1.0, whole genome shotgun sequence DNA segment above includes these coding regions:
- the LOC131984996 gene encoding UDP-glucuronosyltransferase 2C1-like, translated to MKLIFCCSALLLLLLIPRACEGGNILVFPMEGSHWVNMDILLQALHSRGHNITIVRSSKSWYIKEKSSYYNAYTVQVERSFDQKFITEIVSSYIEFERGALPLESFLHMTVGMFSTFVDAHQAVGGFVTAMLDDQELMRNMKDSKFDLVLTDPSWGGGIILAKYLNLPLVYNVRWLILGEGHLAIAPSPLSYIPITGSGYTDKMTFFHKVKNIILHLLSQIQSELVIKLVYQEICDKYLGRDNDFKMLMLDADIWLMRVDFVFEFPRPTMPNVVYMGGFHCKPAKPLPEHLEEFVQSSGEHGVIIMSLGTFVSELPADLTEEIAAAFAKLPQKVIWRHKGDRPASLGNNTLIVDWMPQNDLLGHPKIKLFVAHGGTNGVQEAIYHGVPVVGLPLFFDQYDNLLRLQERGGAKILAIQTVDQDDNFLKAIQEVLNEPSYMMNMQRLSRLHRDQPIKPLDNALFWIEFVMRHKGAAHLKAESYRMPWYSYHSVDVFLFLAGVFILMLFTTFIFMRCLYTAVCKHKVKRD
- the LOC131984986 gene encoding UDP-glucuronosyltransferase 2C1-like, which encodes MKLIYCCSALLLLLLIPRACEGGNILVFPIEGSHWVNMDILLQALHSSGHNITIVRSSKSWYIKEKSSYYNTHTVQVERTLDQKFITDLINKSIAFERGALPLTSFLHMTVGMFGTFVDAHQAVGEYVTAMLDDQELMRNMKDSKFDLVLTDPCWGGGVLLAKYLNLPLVYNVRWLIAGEGHLAIAPSPLSYIPITGSGNTDKMTFFQRVKNIILQLITQTQNELVMRLVYQEMCDKYLGPDNDFKMLMLDADIWLMRVDFVFEFPRPTMPNVVYMGGFHCKPAKPLPEHLEEFVQSSGEHGVIIMSLGTFVSELPADLTEYIAAAFAKLPQKVIWRHKGDRPASLGNNTLIVDWMPQNDLLGHPKMKLFVAHGGTNGVQEAIYHGVPVVGLPLFFDQYDNLLRLQERGGAKILAIQTVDQDDNFLKAIQEVLNEPSYRMNMQRLSRLHRDQPIKPLDNALFWIEFVMRHKGAAHLKAESYRMPWYSYHSVDVFLFLAGVFILMLFTTFIFMRCLYTAMCKHKVKRD